Sequence from the uncultured Flavobacterium sp. genome:
TTCGTGCAATAGTAAAAATATAAGCTTTAAAAGATTGGTCCGGATTTAGGTTCTCGCGGTTTTGCCAAACTTTCATAAAAACATCCTGTACATTTTCTTCAGCAGCCTCTTTTGATTTTAAAAGACTAACGCTGTAACCATAGATATCCTGATAGTATAAATCAAAAAGAGAACGAAATGCTTTTTCGTTGCCATTTTTGAGCTCACTCACCAATAATTGTTCGCTATGATTGTTTGTTTCTAACATTAATTTAATTAGTCCGTATTTAAATCTAATTATATTATGATACTGTCAAAATTGGTACTCTAATCTGCTGACGGGTTAGCAAATATATAAAAATATTATTCTCAGCATATAGTATTAAAAAAAACTTAATTTTATTTTTTTTAGTTCATTTCAGCCAAAATCGTAGTAAAAGCGTTGCTAAGTCTCTTTTTATCAAGTGTGTGACTTTTTAACTGATATTTTGTGTAATAATTACAAATAATTTTATTTTTTACGAATATTCTTATTCTGTAATAAAATGATTGATGATTTAGTAATAATTGGAGAAAGAAAAAATCCATTTATCTTTTGTTTAAAAAAGATAAATGGATTTTATAAAAGGAAGAATCAGATAAAGATTCTATTGTATCATATTTGATTAATTTTTCAAATCTTTAATTACTTTAAAAGCAACATCAACCTGATCTTCACCAACCAAAATTGTAAATTCATTTGAAGTCGAAATTACCTCGTTGATAATGATTCCTTCCCATGCTAAACGCTGAAAGATAAAGTAATAAATTCCCGGAACGACGATGTTTTCCTTAGGTAATTTTACTGTGATAGACGCTAAATTATCTAATTTCTGAATCAGTTTTTCGCGCATAAAGTGTTTTTCAACCAAATGATTCACACTACTACTTACTACAATATTAGTTTCGTTAACACCACGTGACGAAGTATAAAAAATATCAGATAAAGCGTTGATATCAGAGATTAAATCAGCTTGTTTGTTTAAAACAGTTTCTGATGCAGCAAAAGTGTAATCCGTCAATTCAGATCTTACTGTGATTTCACCAATATTCTTGATTACTTTATTGATTTTATGATTTAATTTAAAATCCAATTCTTCTGTAAGCCGTTTTAACGACATTACAACAGCGCCTTGTTTTACCTCTTTGCCAAATTCACTTTCCAATTCGGTCATAATGTTCCGCGAAAGAGAAGTTAGATTGATAATTCCAAGCGATAATGCATTTAATAAAAAGGGTTTTGTTTTAATGTAATTTTCGACGATTGAAGAAACGGTTTTCATAATTTTTTTTCTTTTTTTTTGTAACTTGATTGGGTTGGTTTAGTTAATATGGGTGTTATAAATTTATGCAAATATAAATAAAAAAACAATTTGTTATAATTATAACAATAAAAAATTATGTTAAAAGTGATAAAAAGCATCAGTAAGATGTTCAATTGCAAATGTTTCGCCACTTTTATGGATTGCAATGATGTCAAAACGGATTTCAATATTTTCTTCAAAATCCTTTTCCCTATCGTTTATGTAGGCATTTACTGCTTTTATAAGTAGTTGAATTTTTTTTGGCTTCACAAAATCTTGCGGAGAACCAAAATCCAGACTCGATCTTGTCTTCACTTCTACAATGGCCAAAATGGAATCT
This genomic interval carries:
- a CDS encoding YraN family protein — protein: MAEHNELGKKGEELSVEYLQQNGYKILDRNWTFQKAEIDIIAQKDSILAIVEVKTRSSLDFGSPQDFVKPKKIQLLIKAVNAYINDREKDFEENIEIRFDIIAIHKSGETFAIEHLTDAFYHF